Part of the Anopheles coluzzii chromosome 3, AcolN3, whole genome shotgun sequence genome is shown below.
CAGTtttgaattaatatttcacCTGGTGCAAGGAAAAGAAGACTTCACGCTTTAAAATTACACATCATTTCTTTCTATTTATCGATAATAAATCTAATATTTTATGGTTGATGCGTTGAAGTGTGCACAAAACCAACGTCAAATGCAAGGGAAAACTTCTCTTGAAAATTATATATGACATTATAAATCCATTTTATGCTTCtctcgaataaaaaaaaacaaattcgagTCCAAATGCATTTGTTCCACATTACAAAACCGCTCACCGAATGGGACAATCACCGTACCACAAAACCGGTACCAACACCTATGTAATTGgactttctttttcctttttaaaaccgacaaataaaaacactgcCCGGAAAACGCCTCACACGCCAATAAACCATTTGTAATGGAGTTGGCAAACGGGCAAGcgaaggaaaagcaaacacCATTTCGTAATGGAAAAGCCACCGCCAACCAATCGAACGGTCAAAGAACTGATCTGCCTCTTCCCACTGAGCGTACCCACACACTACACTCTGGGGCAAAATGATGGGACAGTACGAATGGCAGGACAATAAAGTGTTccgaaccatcatcatcatcgtcgttgtcgtttATGGCATTGGACTAGAGCGCACTGCACCGCACTTACAATGGGATAAATTTCCGTTGCTAATAAACTGCACTTTTGCACGCCATCGGTTTGTCGTCTGTCGAGCGACTAGTTTGCCGTAATGAACGGGGACAGTTTTTAgatgtgttgttttaaaagaaatgttAATAGTTACTTTTAATGATCTTTTAGAAGGTAATAAACTTGAATTGTTacttttatttgaaaatgtaTTGGAAATGTAAGGAGCAATATGAAGCCATTCGTACAAACCCAATGGCCAAAAGGAGCAAACGAGCAAAAGAAATATGATAAAAACACTCGTCAGTATAATATATTTGCACTTATTGTACTATTTTTGGGGGGCACATTATATTTATGATTTAGTCATTTACAGAGCACAATCAAAAAAGGACTAAAAACGGACCAAAAGACGATCTCCTTGCTACGTAGCATCCTTCCATCAACAGCAGCTTGTCTCCGTGTGCAGAAACCCTTTACTTGCTTCCTTTTGTGATTTTGGTTTTACATttggttttaaattattttagatTGTATGTAAAAGCTACTCATTAATATGCTGCTTgtcttattttatttgtttgtatttttttgaagcTAATAAAAGTAGTATTATAGTGTTATTGATTAATTAGTTTATTGTTCTTCTctattttcgtttcatttcttttaacttactttttatatttaacatgttttgtttttgcaatttCTTTTTACTAAAAACACCGACAGCTACTAACGGAACGTTGTTTTTATCTTCTCTTCCCCTTTTCCACTTTCTTATCTCACAAAATGGTTATCGCGCCATTTTTGGGTAacgaaatggggaaaaaaaacacacacactcttacacacccgcaaacacaaaacaacaggCGCCTGGCGGACGAAGATGACGAACTATCCGAGGTGCAGCCGGATGCGGTACCGCCCGAGGTGCGCGAATGGTTGGCATCCACCTTCACCCGGCAGCTGGCGACGACGCGAAAGAAGTCGGACGAGAAGCCCAAGTTCCGCTCGGTGGCGCACGCCATCCGGGCCGGCATCTTCGTCGATCGGATCTATCGGCGCGTCTCCAGCACCGCGCTGATGCAATTTCCGCCCGAAGTCGTACGCGTGCTAAAGGTGAGTAGGGAATGTAGCAAGCAATGGGGGTTGCGCCGCTTTTCTTACTTCTTCTTGGTAGTAAATGGCAATCTGCAAAACAGTTGGCAGCTTAAAACGGTTGCCATTTTCTCTTcgtttggtgtgttttgttcgGCACAAATCACATTTGCACGGAAATGCACGGATCCTGCACCATTATCGAACAGCGGAGAGAAAAATCAATTACACACTGTTCAGACAATCACAGCCGGAGCGCCTTCATCTTGCCAAAACAGAGGGGAGTGAGTTTGAGGAAGGGCGCGCACCATCTTCACCAGAACACAATAGTGTACGCTTTCGTTTGAAAAGGCAAAACCCTCCCAACGTTCTTCCCGTTTCTTGGTGGAAACCAGTTTCCATTGTGTTGGGGCATTGTTCGATGCGATGCTGCATTAGTATCTTCTTTCACAGGAAATTGAAAACGATATTTTTTAACCCTCTTCTCCTGCCATCCCTGAACCGCACACCGTTGGAGTTGGAGTCCCATTTATCAACCCGTGATAAATGTTAACATTTGAATGCACTTCCTGCGGAGCACACCGTTTGGGAGGGGCGTTAACTGCAGACAGGAAGAGAGTCATCGTTGCATTTCGGACTTGTTTGTTTATCGTCTTTGTTGATAAAAAAGGGAGGAAATGCGCTGttccaaaacacacatttgCTCCAAAAAGATCGCGTAAATAGAGATATCGATCGATTCGAATAAGTTAACAGAAAATCCGACACACGTGTTTCATTTTCAGTTAGTAGTTTTTACTTCCCCAAAACACTGCCCTTTTACATTGTTCACCAGCTTACAATCCAGCTTTCTGACTGCTGTTCCTCTAATCCCATTGCTGCAAACGTCTCCCTGCTCATTGTGTGAAACAAATTTTGCGATCAAATTTGAAATCGATTGTTTTCATCGATCCATTTTTCTCCGACATATTCCTATaatatttttccattaaatgcatgtttttttttttgttttttttgtattgatactgtttttgctttctttgatTATGCCAAGAGTACAAAGTTTTATTCAAGAGTACCGAAAGTATGATGATTAAGCtttttgaattattatatttacgttttagctttttttacttcaatttcttctgtttgatatctaaatgtttttaaaacacatACGACTTTTGTCCTCCAAAAAGTAagattttcctttcattttcctttccacACAAAGAGCGATTGACGTTTCTCAAGATCATTTTGTAACCTGCTCCTAAgcttctctgtctctctctcttacttcATTTTCTGGAAATTCAATCTGCTAcattgtatttgtttttcctccaagcaaattttatacaaaaataatacGAAAATACTTCCCACAATTCATTCCATTCCACGAAATAAGCTTtctatctcactctctctctctctctctctttctctctctctctctgccacGACCTCACCCATCACACCAATTGTATACACTTCTATCGTATAATATATCTGTTCTTGTTGCAAATACCTCTTACTTTTACAAACGTACAATAATTCTCCTTATGCCTATATTCTGTTTTAGAGGGTGTacatgtatatttttttttacaatgtttcATACAAAGGAAACCGGATTAGGATTAGAAGGAAAGGGCTGTTCATGAGATGGCATTAGATAAATTAATGTTTTCACTGTATGATGAATAATATCCTTCCCGCTACTGTACATCGACCGTAAACGGGCATCCAATTCATGGGGATAAGGCGGAACAGTTCCGATTAAAAAAGGTTCTTCCACTGTGCGTTTTATGCCGTCCGTTCTCTTCACACGGGACACAcaataatacagggttttccaggagttctcatagctgtgggacactttattgactcttacTTGCGTGAAACGAACCTAAAATAATGATGAATTgcactctatagcacccttgttaggcaaatccaataggaaatTCCAAGGAGCTTATCCAAAAAGGGTGaaatagagtccaatttccatcatatgaagttcacatCCCACAAGAAAGAGTCAAGTAAATAttccacaactatgagaacccctgggaaaccctgtaaaacacTAACTGGcaatacaccacacacacagaaagccTAAAAAATCAATACTCTCGCAATCacctattgtttttttttttttgactgttattgttttgctggGTCAATCGATCAGCACACTTGGTCTCTTACTAGCtaaagcaaacagaaaaaataaaacaggtATCTGGTACGTTTTCCGTGTATAACATTCAACATATATATCTATAAATGTGTACGATAGCGATGTTAGTTTATTCTTTttacaaaacacaatacaTCAGAATCCATCCGGCCAGGCGACAGAGGTATATCTGCTTCTTACTAGCTAAAGGTTACAAAACGGGCGGCGGAGAAAGATCAACAGTACAAAACATCCCTACTGAGAAGTGTGTTAGTTAGTGTGCGCCTGAGCTTAATACACGTGTGCTCACGATACAAATGCTTCTTCCCATTCCATAATCTGCCCtaaagtcacacacacacacaagtacacTTTataaaagcaaatgaaaagGGTCCTGCCTTATAATTCCTTGTCCTTCTACGCTAAAATCTTCGCACAATCTCGGCTTTTGTTCCATGTCCATGCTCGGTATtgctgcagcaaaaacaaaaaaacctgtgGCCAGTTTAAAACCCCACCACCAATAGCCGTTGTTGCAGCTACtaacactactactactacaaaaaCCATAGCGCAGTTGCAAAAACCCGATGAAACAAATGATGATTGATTTGACGTTGACGATGAGAAGCGAGGATCATCATCCCCGCCAGCGTGTGACGACGAAAGGCGAATGTCGATAGTTGCGGTGTCTGCTGTGCCGGtctttattcatttttttttttgcttttttgctctcctCTTCCCCCAGCCTTTATTTGCGCTCCTTCAGCCGCAACTTCAATCCCTTCCGCCTTACCACGAGTCACAGGTTCGAGGCGGAACGCTTCGTGGAGGCAGTGTTgttctctgttgttgttgttagcaGGAGTAGAAGAAcggaaagaagggaagaaaaGATGCAGCCCCATTTAggaaaaagagagacagagagagagagagaaacccccggtgaaagaaaagaaagcaaaaaaaataactcCACTTCTCCGGCATGCCTTCAAGAGCGCGCTTCAAAACCTCTTTCCCAACCCAGCGACCACACGGCTTCTCGAAACggccctccctccctcccctttCCCGGCAGTCCAAAGCGAGCCATAAAGCGACTCAACCCAAGACTAACCTTTCGAGTCGAGCAGCCGCTGTCGCTTCGCTTCCGACGCGCTACTGTACAGACTGTTGAAGCCCGGCGACGAGCTGCGGTCCCCGAACCCGGTACTGTTTTCCTGCTCCTCCAGAAACCGATCCATGTGGTCGGTCAGCCCCGGGTGCAGGTTGTACTTTTTCTTCTCGAGCCGCGCCTTGCTCGCGAACAGATCGTGCCGTTCGGTTTTCTTCCACAGGTAGTAGAACTGTACCAGCTCGCCGACGGACCGGGTGCGTACCTGGGGTGGGAAAAGTGACACGTGCATTAGTCTCAAGGTCTTCGTTGCCACCAACACCATCCCTCTCCACAGCCCAGCGCCGCCGCCTCACCTTCGTCTGCTGAATCATGTGAAAGTCTTTCCCGTGCACGCGCAGCCCATTCTCGAAGTTGCGGCACTCCTCCTCCGACCAGATGCTCATCTGCTGCTCCGGCACCGGTACCGCATTGTTGCTGATGCGCTTGCGGCGTAACGCTTCGTCCACGTTGTGCCCGCACTGCTGCAGCAGGTACAGCGACTGCTCGTCGTCCCGCAGATGGTTCCCGAGCGGTAGCGCGTACACGCTGTTCGGCTGCGCCTCGTTTGCAGCACCAGCGGCAGCCCTGCTGCCCTGCTGTCCGGCGGGTGCACCGGCACCACCGCCCGCtcccaaaccaccaccacccggggCAGTAATCTTTACCAGATAGTCCTCGATCTGCTGCTCGTTCAGTATCGTCGGGTTCCAGAGCAGCTTGTCCTCGTTCTCGTACGGCAGCGCATCGTCGTACCGGCACAACCCTTCCGGTATGACGGCCTGAAAGTCGCTGCCCACCATGATCGTCTTCTTCACCTCCTCGTCCGGTATGTAGTCgccgtcctcctcgtcctcgctCAGCGCCTGCGAATCATCTGCGAAGGGTGGAAGAAGAACCAACAGTTTTACTACCCCAAACCAAGCCCGGTTCGATCGAGCCTAAACCCATCACACTCACTGATCGGTTCGAAGAGTTGCCGCAGCTCGGACGGCTCTTCgccctcgtcctcgtcgtcctcctcgtcgtcctcgtaGTATTGGCCCCCGGTGGGTGTTTGCGACTGATCCTGCCGCTGGTTCTGCGGCTCGTCCTCATTGTTGTAGCCGTCCCGGCTACCAGCGCTTCGCGGTTTGCTACTacgctgctgttgccgctgaGGTTGTGACGACTGTTGCTGCTCCTCTTGGTCCTCATTATCACCCTCAtcatcctcttcctcctcgtcATCGTCCTCGTCTTGCCGGCTCGGTACCGGAGTTGGAGGACCTTTCACCAGCGCAGGCACTTCATCCGACGAAGATGTCGACaactcctgctgctgctgctgctgcggtatCGGACTAGAATCTCCTTTTGTCGCTTCCGAATGTGACTCATCTTTTTTTACATGCTCGGACGCACTGGTACTATCCACTGGAACTACCTGTTCTGTTTTCCGATCCTCTTCTACGTCTTTTGTAGAAGATGGCTCCGATTTCGTTTGTGACGATGGTTCTTCCTCCATCGATCTCTTTTCCGCCTTGCAGGTATCAGACTTTTGTTCATTCTCCACTGTCGCGTCACTGGTTGCCGTTGGTACTGTGGCCGGGCTTTCTTTGCTCGCTGCCGTTGATGGGGGTTCTAgctgttcttgttgctgtGCGTCACCTGTTCCGGGCTGTTGCTGTTCCTCCTCGGTAGGCATATTCGCAGTCCTTTACGCcgaaggaaggaagagaagGGATGATATTGTGTAAATGAAATTGGACCACTAAGAGATATGTGTTTTGCAGAATTCTTATTTTACACcaacactaccaccatcaccaaacAGAAAATTTTCGTAATTTCATAAACTGTCTTTCGATTTTCTCTTATACGCATGTTTCATATAAACTCTCTACCTCTTGATCTTTCCACTTCACCAGACCCTCGACGACTGGTCGTTCGATGTGTTCGCGCTGGCGGAGGCCGGCAACTGCCAGCCGGTCAAGTATCTCGGGTACGATCTGCTGAACCGGTACGGCATGATACACAAGTTCAAGGTGCCGCCCGCCACGCTCGAAACCTTTCTGACGCGCATCGAGGAGGGCTACTGCCGGTTCCGCAACCCGTACCACAACAACCTGCACGCCGCCGACGTCGCACAAACCGTACACCACGTGCTCTGCCAGACCGGGCTGATGCACTGGCTGACCGATCTGGAGATCTTCGCCACGCTGCTGGCAGCGCTGATCCACGACTACGAGCACACGGGGACGACCAACAACTTCCACGTGATGTCCGGCTCGGACACGGCGATGCTGTACAACGATCGGGCCGTGCTCGAGAACCACCACATCAGTGCGGCGTTCCGCGTGCTCAAGGAGGACGACTGCAACGTGCTGCAGAATCTGTCGCGGGACGAGTTCCGCGAGCTGCGCACGCTCATCATCGACATGGTGCTCGCGACCGACATGTCCTTCCACTTTCAGCAGCTGAAGAACATGCGCAACCTGCTGACGCTGGCCGAACCGCAGGTGGACAAATCGAAAGCCCTGTCGCTGGTGCTGCACTGTTGTGATATTTCGCACCCGGCCAAGCGGTGGGACATCCACCACAAGTggacgatgctgctgctggaggagttCTTCCGCCAGGGCGACCTGGAGCGGGAGCTCGGCCTCCCGTTCAGCCCGCTGTGCGACCGGAACAACACGCTCGTGGCCGAATCGCAGATCGGCTTTATCGAATTTATCGTCGAGCCGAGCATGACCGTCTGTGCGGACATGCTCGAGATTGTGCTGGCACCGATCGCACCGATCGCTTGCAATGCATCATCGTCGAGCGGTGGGGCAGCAGCCTCAGCCGGTGCTGGGGGAAATAGTGCGACCAACAACACGtctagtagtaatagtagcaacagcaacaacaataataataataataacaacaataataatctTAATAGTAATACCAACGTCAACAATAACAGTAGCATTAAAAGTACTACCAATACTCTTAGCGTACCGAGCAACAATACGAACAACAATGAAGCAATAAGTAGTGGAACGGAGGGCGGCACCAAGGACGCCACCCCGTCCTCCGCCCCGAGCAGTGCCGGTGGCAGCGCCACGGCCAAGAACGGCAGTGCGGATCCGAGCGAGAAGCCGAACCGCTTCAAGATACGCAAACCCTGGACGACCTGTTTGGCCGAGAACAAGAAAATTTGGAAGGAACAAGCCGTCCGTGGTAAGATTATCTCATTAATCACATTCGTTTCTGATTGGAAAGCTAATTGTAAATCTCTTTCCCACGTGTTGCGCAGATGCGGAAGCaagagcagcagctgctgcagcagaggccgctgcagctgcagcggcagcggcggccgaGGCAAACGAGCAAGCGCCGgcagaggaggaggaagcaaAAGCGGATGCTGCAGAGGACACAAACTAAGCTGGACACTAGAACGCATTATTGGTGGCCCAGGTAATGGCGGCACATTTTGGGTTGatgtgatgatgaagaagaagaagaacaagaagaagaagaagagaatgaTAATGATGTAGAAGAGCAGTGTAAGAAGGAATAGTTTAAGCGAAAACTATCAACACTAATCCACAAAAAACCCGAGGAATTAGATggaaaacaatgcaaaaagaGGGAGGAAAAGTCAAAAGAGTAAATAGAAAAAgggtagaaaataaaaaaaaaaagcaaaactacAAGTACACACAGATGatagtaaaattaaataaataaaataaaaaaaactttattaagcatgtaaaaaatggaaaatggcgCGTTCTATCTAGgtgagaaaatggaaaatggaaaggcGCAGCGGCATGGGGCAAGCGGATAGTCCATTTATTGGTACGAAATAAAGCGCATAAACCATCGCAAACCGTAATTGTGTTAGTTGTACACCTCGTAGCAAAACACCTCTGAAACACCGCACAGTTTAAGCCCGACGACGATCGAAGCCAATCAATGCAGTCTGTATGTCtgactgtgtgtgtacgcAAACAGGAGTTGAGATGCATGAAAAGTATAAAAAGGAGCATTCAAATAGGACTCGCATaacgcaaaaaaggaaagtgtTTAATAAGTACCACAAAAGCgacaaagagagaaagagaaaaagaggtagagagagagagagagagattaaGGCAAACAATCAGCAATCAGAAATAGAACGAAAACATatttacaacaacaaattaaaaaaaagctctaTTTCTACATGCATAATGCTATCAAACGCTACCGCATAACACACACCCTACACAAACCTATGGACATTAATACACGCGTACACACAAGTACACCTAATTATAATTAGTGAGATAAAAGGCGAAAGATGGCACGACAGACAgctcacaaaaacacattcaacgCACCAGTGTCGAAGACTATAGGGCAGCAGTTGAAGAAAACAAGTAGAGACAAGCCGGCACACATTGACGTGTTTGCAATTGCAATAGAATCAGCAACTAAAATCACGAAAGAGTTCAATCCTGTCGTCCAAACAACCCGCTAGTAGGGTGAAAAgctgtagcaaaacaaacacaaataaaacataaatactATAACAATGCAATTTGATAGATTACCGTTTACTTCACTAGAGAGCTGACCTGACAaagcttgtgtgtgtctgcgtgtgtgtgtgacgaaatGTAATAAACCAGAGAAACATTCTTCTATTGCACACTTTGAATCTCTTGTTTACTGTTTTGCGAgtgttgatgtttgtttttagttgtttgtttttcaaataaaaactgaTTCTGGACAATCAGCCTGAACAAATGGAGTCAGTGTTAGGTCCTCGATTATCTTCTTACAATTATTTTAAGTTCAAAACAGGACTAATACCCACAACCTTAAAGGCATACATAGATCAACTTGGCCCTTTAATTACAAACCTTCTTGTTTAAGTCAGTTAAATTGCCATCTTATTTAATTAATCCATCCATTTCTCCCTTTCTTTCGGGCACTCAAAACCGACCTGAGCCAGGCGCTATTCTTTGCCGCACCCAAATAATAAGCTCCCGacaacactctctctctctctttaaaTTACCACCACTCCCACAAATTAACACTCAAATTACCATCCaaatggtgtgtttgtgtgtgttgggtggCCATTTTCACTGCCTTCCGACGAAGTATACACAGTGCAAATTGTGTCATTAAATTGATTCAAATATCAAACGCGAGCCAATGGACACGCAAAATGTGGCCAACCAACCACCCAGATGGAAGTTATTAATTATTGCTTTTGCCTTACACTTTACTTTACGCCCCAGCCTGTAATAGCAGCCCAGGGGTGTGCGCAACATGTTTTAATGATGGGCGAGAAGAGACGAAAAACGATAATTTGGATACATTTCTTTCCCTCATTGGtggaagaataaaaaacatttcCATATGCCAGCCCTCTGTTGTACATTTGGTTTACTCCACACTCAGACATAGTGGACCTAGGATAGCTTCGATAGccccaaaaaaacactcaacataTATTGTAATAACAGCAACAGAATAAATCCAAATTTTCTACCCCATTTACTAACAACTATTTACCGAAAATTTTGCTATTATTTTGGtagattttttaaaaacaacatttgttTGATACAACCGTATATTCTACCACCAAGCGTGCTAGAGAACGAGGGTGAAGAAAACAATACATCAAATCGAATCATTTCGACCGTATACCGTATTTCCAAACTAAACAGAACACACCCTGCCTGCCTACCGTTACAATAAAGGTATATCTTTTTACAgtgaaaagtaaacaaatcaCCGACTACTGACAGTAAAAATATCCTTCGGGAACGTATAGCCCACAGACTTAGGGTTGCGTAGTAGGATGTAGTTGTAAAACACAACTAGGCTTGTaacaaacaaagaagaagCGTACTGCAACAGCAATACAATAAAACTAACTGCAAACGAATCGAGACACATTGAATTGAGCCGTGAAATGGGAAGCGTGAAAGAGAGAAGCATTGAGCTTTCCCTTAGAAAAACTGAAGCTAAAATGGAGttaaaagaggaaaaaatatTCACTTTACGAACGGCCTTCTAATCTAGTGGAACTCTGTATTTAAAAGCAAATCACTACTATCACACTGCAGCTTCCAACACACAGCAAGGTGGTAAATCGTCACCCAGGAAGTAAGGAATTGTCAGTGTACGGCTCCAGa
Proteins encoded:
- the LOC125907448 gene encoding mesoderm induction early response protein 1, with translation MPTEEEQQQPGTGDAQQQEQLEPPSTAASKESPATVPTATSDATVENEQKSDTCKAEKRSMEEEPSSQTKSEPSSTKDVEEDRKTEQVVPVDSTSASEHVKKDESHSEATKGDSSPIPQQQQQQELSTSSSDEVPALVKGPPTPVPSRQDEDDDEEEEDDEGDNEDQEEQQQSSQPQRQQQRSSKPRSAGSRDGYNNEDEPQNQRQDQSQTPTGGQYYEDDEEDDEDEGEEPSELRQLFEPINDSQALSEDEEDGDYIPDEEVKKTIMVGSDFQAVIPEGLCRYDDALPYENEDKLLWNPTILNEQQIEDYLVKITAPGGGGLGAGGGAGAPAGQQGSRAAAGAANEAQPNSVYALPLGNHLRDDEQSLYLLQQCGHNVDEALRRKRISNNAVPVPEQQMSIWSEEECRNFENGLRVHGKDFHMIQQTKVRTRSVGELVQFYYLWKKTERHDLFASKARLEKKKYNLHPGLTDHMDRFLEEQENSTGFGDRSSSPGFNSLYSSASEAKRQRLLDSKENNTASTKRSASNL